In one Silene latifolia isolate original U9 population chromosome 10, ASM4854445v1, whole genome shotgun sequence genomic region, the following are encoded:
- the LOC141608876 gene encoding heat shock cognate 70 kDa protein-like, with protein sequence MARNGRGSAAIGIDLGTTYSCVGVWQHDHVEIITNDQGNRTTPSCVAFTQNERLVGEAAKNQISANPTNTIYDAKRLIGRRFTDETVQSDRKLWPFKVLSCPRKDSKPVIVVTYKGVEKHYFAEEISAMVLMKMKETAEAYLDSEVKDAVITVPAYFNDSQRQATRDAGIIAGLNVMRIINEPTAAAIAYGLENKAVDSKVDTSNVLVFDLGGGTFDVSLVTLGNDLFEVKAISGNSHLGGVDFDNRLVNHCVAEFKSNHNKDINDNPRALARLRAACERAKRTLSSSTETNIEIDCLYEGIDFSSVISRARFEKLNMDLFKDCLEPVECCLRDAKMEKSDVNEIVLVGGSTRIPKVQRLLQDFFNGLGICKSLNPDEAVAYGAAIHAAVLSGVRHNQHVMLVDVTPLSLGVEVLGGGMSVVIPRNTPIPVKMEKKFSTGYDYQTAITIQVYEGEISVSNENNFLGSFELDGITLAPRGVPSITCSFEIDNNGILTVIAEEKSSGSTSEITITKHSGSLSKGEIDRMVEEAKEYIAEDMDRKKVKTAKANLENYVNNVWDILNDNPEEIGVRDKKKLEDAVEKTIQWLEWNCDLTNGRKFEDKLEELKNICSPLMSKINP encoded by the exons ATGGCGAGAAATGGAAGAGGAAGTGCGGCGATAGGAATCGATCTGGGGACGACGTACTCATGTGTGGGAGTATGGCAGCATGACCATGTCGAAATCATCACCAACGACCAAGGCAACCGTACGACGCCGTCTTGTGTTGCTTTCACTCAAAACGAGAGGCTTGTTGGTGAAGCTGCCAAAAATCAAATCTCCGCCAACCCTACTAACACTATTTACG ATGCAAAGAGGCTCATTGGTAGGAGATTCACTGATGAGACCGTGCAAAGCGACCGTAAACTCTGGCCTTTTAAGGTCCTTTCTTGTCCTCGAAAAGACAGCAAACCTGTGATTGTGGTCACTTATAAGGGCGTTGAAAAACATTACTTTGCAGAAGAGATATCAGCCATGGTTCTTATGAAGATGAAAGAGACCGCAGAAGCCTACCTTGACTCTGAAGTTAAGGATGCCGTCATTACTGTTCCTGCCTATTTCAATGATTCCCAGCGTCAAGCAACTAGAGATGCCGGAATCATTGCTGGGCTCAATGTGATGCGAATCATAAACGAACCCACAGCTGCAGCAATTGCGTATGGTCTTGAGAATAAAGCTGTTGACAGCAAAGTGGATACGAGTAATGTACTGGTGTTTGACCTCGGTGGTGGAACTTTTGATGTTTCTTTGGTGACTCTTGGTAATGATTTGTTTGAAGTTAAAGCTATAAGTGGTAATAGTCATCTTGGTGGAGTGGATTTTGACAACAGATTGGTAAACCATTGTGTGGCCGAATTCAAGTCAAATCATAATAAGGATATCAATGATAATCCCCGGGCTCTTGCGAGATTGAGGGCTGCTTGTGAGCGGGCAAAGAGGACACTTTCATCGTCTACAGAGACGAATATTGAAATTGATTGCCTTTATGAGGGCATTGATTTTTCTTCGGTTATCTCACGTGCTAGATTTGAGAAACTGAACATGGATCTGTTTAAAGATTGTTTGGAACCTGTTGAATGTTGCTTAAGAGATGCCAAGATGGAGAAGAGTGATGTTAATGAAATTGTTCTTGTTGGTGGGTCGACTCGTATTCCCAAGGTTCAACGGTTGTTGCAGGACTTCTTCAATGGATTAGGGATTTGCAAAAGCCTCAACCCAGATGAGGCTGTTGCTTATGGGGCAGCCATTCATGCTGCTGTCTTAAGTGGTGTTCGTCACAACCAACATGTTATGCTTGTGGATGTCACTCCTTTATCTCTTGGCGTCGAGGTTCTTGGTGGTGGGATGTCTGTTGTGATCCCAAGGAACACACCAATCCCAGTAAAGATGGAGAAAAAATTTAGTACTGGGTACGATTACCAGACCGCAATAACAATTCAGGTGTACGAGGGTGAGATAAGTGTTTCCAATGAAAACAACTTCTTGGGTAGTTTTGAGCTTGATGGCATTACCCTAGCCCCCCGAGGTGTTCCGAGTATAACATGTTCATTCGAGATAGATAACAATGGCATATTGACCGTGATAGCTGAAGAGAAAAGCTCTGGTAGTACGAGTGAGATAACTATCACAAAACACAGTGGAAGCCTATCAAAGGGGGAGATTGATAGGATGGTCGAAGAGGCTAAAGAGTACATCGCAGAGGATATGGATCGAAAGAAGGTGAAGACTGCCAAGGCGAACTTAGAGAACTATGTGAATAACGTTTGGGACATCTTGAATGACAATCCGGAAGAAATTGGAGTACGGGACAAGAAGAAATTAGAGGATGCAGTTGAGAAGACGATTCAATGGCTTGAGTGGAATTGTGATCTTACCAATGGCCGTAAATTCGAGGACAAGTTGGAAGAGCTCAAAAACATTTGCTCCCCTCTCATGTCTAAGATTAACCCATAG